The proteins below come from a single Streptomyces sp. MRC013 genomic window:
- a CDS encoding nitroreductase, whose protein sequence is MTAPTPDATSLTSWVADAVLAPSMHNAQPWRFRYERARGVLTLRMDPARTMPRSDPSARGLRLGCGAALFNLRVAAADAGWEARIGTRPDPDDPLLLARVAFVPAPDRDAVADLRPAVPRRRTSREPFSGEAVPGPILDGLRGAARAEGAHLDLADDWRVQDLLTAVWDAERAEELSPEVRGEIARWTADRDDTAPEGIPSYALGPRRYDGRAPVRDFPGARRDRDPAPAVYESRPCLAVLGTRRDGPEDWLRAGQAMERVLLQATQDGLSTSLNSQALEWPELRWLVRDPLSEAAFPQIVIRLGYGPEVPATPRRPVAEVLDVR, encoded by the coding sequence ATGACCGCCCCTACACCCGACGCGACGTCCCTGACGTCCTGGGTGGCCGATGCCGTACTGGCACCGTCGATGCACAACGCCCAGCCGTGGCGGTTCCGCTACGAACGGGCGCGCGGGGTGCTGACCCTGCGGATGGACCCGGCGCGCACGATGCCCCGTTCGGACCCGTCCGCGCGCGGGCTCCGCCTCGGGTGCGGCGCCGCCCTGTTCAACCTGCGGGTCGCCGCGGCGGACGCCGGATGGGAGGCGCGGATCGGGACGCGGCCGGACCCGGACGACCCGCTGCTGCTGGCCCGGGTCGCCTTCGTGCCGGCGCCGGACCGCGACGCCGTCGCCGACCTGCGCCCGGCCGTCCCCCGGAGGCGCACCAGCCGGGAGCCGTTCAGCGGGGAGGCCGTGCCCGGGCCGATCCTCGACGGGCTGCGCGGAGCCGCCCGGGCCGAGGGCGCGCACCTGGACCTCGCGGACGACTGGCGGGTGCAGGACCTGCTGACCGCCGTGTGGGACGCCGAGCGCGCGGAGGAGCTCTCGCCGGAGGTGCGCGGGGAGATCGCGCGGTGGACGGCGGACCGGGACGACACCGCCCCGGAGGGGATCCCGTCGTACGCGCTCGGCCCCCGCAGGTACGACGGCCGGGCGCCCGTACGGGACTTCCCCGGCGCCCGGCGGGACCGGGACCCCGCACCGGCGGTCTACGAGTCGCGGCCCTGCCTCGCCGTGCTGGGCACCCGCCGCGACGGTCCGGAGGACTGGCTGCGGGCCGGCCAGGCCATGGAGCGCGTACTGCTCCAGGCGACGCAGGACGGGCTGTCCACCTCGCTCAACTCGCAGGCCCTGGAGTGGCCGGAGCTGCGCTGGCTCGTGCGCGACCCGCTGTCGGAGGCGGCCTTCCCGCAGATCGTGATCCGCCTCGGCTACGGTCCCGAGGTCCCCGCCACCCCGCGCAGGCCGGTGGCCGAGGTCCTCGACGTCCGCTGA
- a CDS encoding DUF6463 family protein: MASERRLLRWAGGIMCVLGAGHLALLVLLARESVAGWAERGVWAAVPLLEGAGGPTVESLRNEGAFWAGPGSFSVPLVLLGCLVRHLAGRGVAVPAWTGWGIAAWCLLGGVLLVPSPFFVGAVAGLLVVLAARRRTAAQ; the protein is encoded by the coding sequence ATGGCATCGGAAAGAAGACTGCTCCGCTGGGCGGGCGGGATCATGTGCGTGCTGGGGGCGGGCCACCTGGCCCTGCTGGTGCTCCTCGCCCGGGAGAGCGTGGCCGGCTGGGCGGAGCGCGGGGTGTGGGCGGCCGTCCCGCTCCTGGAGGGCGCAGGCGGGCCGACGGTGGAGTCCCTGCGCAACGAGGGCGCCTTCTGGGCCGGTCCGGGATCGTTCTCCGTACCCCTGGTCCTGCTGGGCTGCCTGGTGCGGCACCTCGCCGGGCGCGGGGTCGCCGTGCCCGCCTGGACCGGCTGGGGGATCGCCGCCTGGTGCCTGCTGGGCGGCGTCCTCCTGGTGCCGTCGCCGTTCTTCGTCGGCGCCGTCGCCGGGTTGCTCGTCGTGCTGGCCGCGCGCCGGCGGACGGCGGCTCAGTAG
- a CDS encoding polyamine aminopropyltransferase — translation MSTVTAPDTTAPDAPAPAAPRHSRGTRVLLLLAVFVCAACGLVYELALTALGSYLIGNSVMQTSVVISVMVFSMGVGSLAAKPLRRRAVGAFALVELLLGLVGGLSVLLLYAAFSWLRVYTPAMVVASFVVGLLIGAEIPLLMTMLQRIRRQEAGGAVADLFAADYVGALVGGLCFPLLLLPVFGQLKGALVVGAVNAVAGGGVVLWIFRRETRRVVRTCLLGGVAAVLAVLAAVYVLADEIEVTARQQLYRDPVVYAETTPYQEIVVTRSTAFTGAPDTRLFLNGDLQFSSVDEYRYHESLVHPALAGRRSSVLVLGGGDALALREVLRYDDVEEVTLVDLDPAVTRLARTFGPLVELNGRALADRRVTVVNADAFTWLRDAGRRYDAVVVDFPDPDTAALAKLYSVEFYHLLAHVLKPDSRVVVQAGSPFFAPRSYWSIAATVREAGYATTAYQVDVPSFGNWGFVLASPGPGGPPPALRLAADAPRLRFLDDAVLRAATVFPVDRRPRDVRASTLMDPAVLEYTRHEWQDY, via the coding sequence ATGAGCACCGTCACCGCCCCGGACACCACGGCTCCGGACGCCCCCGCCCCGGCGGCCCCCCGCCACTCGCGGGGGACCCGGGTGCTGCTGCTCCTCGCGGTGTTCGTCTGCGCGGCCTGCGGCCTGGTCTACGAGCTGGCGCTGACCGCGCTGGGCAGCTACCTCATCGGCAACTCCGTGATGCAGACCTCCGTGGTCATCTCCGTCATGGTCTTCTCGATGGGGGTCGGGTCCCTCGCCGCCAAACCGCTCCGGCGGCGGGCGGTCGGGGCGTTCGCCCTCGTCGAACTGCTCCTCGGGCTCGTCGGCGGCCTGTCGGTGCTCCTGCTGTACGCGGCGTTCTCCTGGCTGCGGGTCTACACGCCCGCCATGGTGGTCGCCTCGTTCGTGGTGGGCCTGCTGATCGGCGCGGAGATCCCGCTGCTGATGACGATGCTCCAGCGGATCAGGCGGCAGGAGGCGGGCGGCGCCGTCGCGGACCTGTTCGCCGCGGACTACGTGGGCGCGCTCGTCGGCGGGCTGTGCTTCCCGCTGCTGCTCCTGCCCGTCTTCGGGCAGTTGAAGGGCGCGCTGGTGGTGGGCGCGGTCAACGCCGTCGCCGGGGGCGGGGTCGTCCTGTGGATCTTCCGCCGGGAGACGAGGCGGGTCGTCCGCACCTGCCTGCTGGGCGGCGTCGCGGCGGTCCTGGCGGTGCTCGCCGCGGTGTACGTCCTGGCCGACGAGATCGAGGTGACGGCGCGGCAGCAGCTGTACCGGGATCCGGTCGTCTACGCCGAGACCACCCCGTACCAGGAGATCGTCGTCACCCGCTCCACCGCCTTCACGGGGGCGCCCGACACGCGCCTGTTCCTCAACGGGGACCTGCAGTTCTCGTCGGTCGACGAGTACCGGTACCACGAGTCGCTGGTCCACCCCGCGCTGGCGGGGAGGCGGTCCTCCGTGCTGGTGCTGGGCGGCGGCGACGCGCTGGCGCTGCGGGAGGTGCTGCGCTACGACGACGTGGAGGAGGTGACGCTCGTCGACCTGGACCCGGCGGTGACCCGGCTGGCCCGGACGTTCGGCCCGCTGGTCGAGCTCAACGGGCGCGCCCTGGCCGACCGGCGCGTCACGGTCGTCAACGCGGACGCGTTCACCTGGCTGCGGGACGCGGGGCGCCGGTACGACGCGGTCGTCGTCGACTTCCCCGACCCGGACACGGCCGCGCTGGCCAAGCTGTACAGCGTCGAGTTCTACCACCTCCTCGCCCACGTCCTGAAGCCCGACAGCCGGGTGGTGGTGCAGGCCGGGTCCCCGTTCTTCGCACCCAGGTCGTACTGGTCGATCGCCGCCACGGTCCGGGAGGCCGGGTACGCGACGACCGCCTACCAGGTGGACGTGCCGAGCTTCGGGAACTGGGGCTTCGTCCTCGCCTCGCCCGGCCCCGGCGGCCCTCCCCCGGCCCTGCGCCTCGCCGCCGACGCGCCGCGCCTGCGCTTCCTCGACGACGCGGTCCTGAGGGCCGCCACGGTCTTCCCCGTGGACCGCCGCCCCCGGGACGTCCGCGCCAGCACCCTCATGGACCCGGCGGTCCTGGAGTACACCCGCCACGAGTGGCAGGACTACTGA
- a CDS encoding DUF350 domain-containing protein: MAEIFESACTAVLYGLTGFVVMVAGFVALDLVTPGKLFHVVWTERNRGAAVLLAGQMIAVGLVIEASIRASESELGLGYGLLSTLLYGLAGVVVMTLISLLIGLLTPGRLGAAVLDDNGTSAHPAAWVQAAMYLGTAFMVGAAVS; the protein is encoded by the coding sequence GTGGCAGAGATCTTCGAGTCGGCCTGTACCGCCGTCCTCTACGGCCTGACCGGCTTCGTCGTGATGGTGGCCGGCTTCGTCGCGCTCGACCTGGTGACCCCCGGAAAGCTGTTCCACGTCGTGTGGACCGAGCGCAACCGGGGCGCCGCGGTGCTCCTCGCCGGCCAGATGATCGCCGTCGGGCTGGTCATCGAGGCGTCCATCCGCGCCAGCGAGTCGGAGCTCGGACTCGGCTACGGCCTGCTCAGCACCCTGCTGTACGGGCTGGCCGGCGTCGTCGTGATGACCCTGATCTCCCTCCTCATCGGCCTGCTCACGCCGGGCCGGCTCGGCGCCGCGGTCCTCGACGATAACGGCACCAGCGCCCACCCCGCCGCCTGGGTCCAGGCCGCCATGTACCTCGGTACGGCCTTCATGGTCGGCGCCGCGGTCTCCTGA
- a CDS encoding DUF4247 domain-containing protein: MRTARRITALLLAGVALAGCGDDPDDGNPVPSSWIRGQYTRSGSDHVDRTDRPSEVADEIHGHSRATDRLVSGGRVFLRYRDDIVAVSPYLAGSRIEVADYRTGYRRWKSHLRTVWPDPDNASFRGGGPGSGK, from the coding sequence ATGAGAACCGCCCGACGCATCACCGCGCTGCTGCTCGCCGGGGTCGCCCTTGCCGGCTGCGGCGACGATCCGGACGACGGCAACCCCGTGCCGTCCTCCTGGATCCGCGGGCAGTACACGCGCAGCGGCTCCGACCACGTCGACCGCACGGACCGCCCGTCGGAGGTCGCCGACGAGATCCACGGGCACTCCAGGGCCACGGACCGGCTGGTCTCCGGGGGCCGGGTCTTCCTGCGCTACCGCGACGACATCGTCGCCGTCAGCCCGTACCTGGCGGGCAGCCGCATCGAGGTCGCGGACTACCGCACGGGGTACCGGCGGTGGAAGTCGCACCTCCGGACGGTGTGGCCGGATCCGGACAACGCGAGTTTCCGCGGCGGGGGCCCCGGCTCCGGCAAGTGA
- a CDS encoding DUF2617 family protein: MNGITLDAPYLDTDADQLSFALDHPVLGALAVRELTVGGFEVQLRLLGASHQVCAGPVRETVACLPGVRGGLPDAAVHDFDGWRYSFGARVDEHPGCGFGTEVARVRDLADAHPGALYGVFPGSADAVTALVVERDGAGLAWRTWHTYPRSRRIVTTHTRLEAR, encoded by the coding sequence TTGAACGGCATAACCCTGGACGCGCCGTACCTGGACACCGACGCCGACCAGTTGTCGTTCGCCCTGGACCACCCCGTCCTCGGCGCCCTCGCCGTGCGCGAGCTGACGGTCGGCGGGTTCGAGGTGCAGCTCCGGCTGCTGGGCGCGTCCCACCAGGTGTGCGCGGGACCGGTCCGCGAGACCGTCGCCTGCCTGCCCGGCGTCCGGGGCGGTCTGCCGGACGCCGCGGTCCACGACTTCGACGGCTGGCGCTACTCCTTCGGCGCCCGCGTGGACGAGCACCCCGGCTGCGGGTTCGGCACCGAGGTGGCCCGGGTCCGCGACCTGGCGGACGCCCACCCGGGGGCTCTCTACGGGGTCTTCCCCGGCTCCGCCGACGCCGTCACCGCGCTGGTCGTGGAGCGGGACGGCGCGGGGCTGGCCTGGCGCACCTGGCACACGTACCCGAGAAGCCGCCGGATCGTGACGACCCACACCCGGCTGGAGGCCCGATGA